From a single Intestinibaculum porci genomic region:
- a CDS encoding UDP-N-acetylmuramoyl-L-alanyl-D-glutamate--2,6-diaminopimelate ligase, with translation MYNVKELLKGVSYSVEQGSDDITVADVVYDSRKVTENTLFVCVVGANFDSHDAAQEVISKGAKVLVVEHDIDYDHQADVTIIRVDDTRYAMAFIAASYYGHPADALKVIGITGTKGKTTTSYMVKSILEHAGYKVGLIGTVETIIGDKHIPSVNTTPESYVLQRRFQEMVDAGIEVVVMEVSSQALKLHRTQGFTFELGILTNISPDHIGPHEHASFEEYMQCKGLLFKQCKKGIVNCDDEHYKTVIEGHTCSIETYGLHENASLRAKNLQLVTKPGELGIAFDTEGIMQMHIEIPTPGKFSVYNALTAMAICHHFNVHPDDMQEALLHAKAKGRIEMFKVSDDFTLMIDYAHNAMALESLLSTLKDYQPHRLVVLFGCGGNRSKLRRFEMGEVAGKLADFTIITSDNPRFEEPLDIIHDIEIGMKKTTGKYIEIPDRREAIAYAIDHGEKGDIIVLAGKGHEDYQDIKGHKYPMDERQIIADYLASKKEAK, from the coding sequence ATGTACAATGTAAAAGAATTATTAAAGGGAGTATCTTACTCCGTTGAGCAGGGAAGTGACGACATCACGGTCGCTGATGTTGTCTATGATTCCCGTAAAGTGACCGAAAATACATTATTCGTCTGTGTCGTTGGGGCTAACTTTGATTCCCATGACGCGGCTCAGGAAGTTATTTCTAAGGGCGCCAAAGTGTTAGTTGTCGAACATGATATCGATTATGATCACCAGGCGGATGTCACCATCATTCGCGTCGATGATACCCGTTATGCGATGGCTTTTATTGCGGCAAGCTATTATGGTCATCCGGCCGATGCCTTAAAAGTTATTGGGATTACTGGGACAAAAGGCAAAACCACAACGTCTTATATGGTGAAATCCATCTTAGAGCACGCCGGCTATAAAGTGGGTTTGATTGGTACCGTAGAAACGATTATTGGCGACAAGCATATTCCTTCGGTGAATACCACTCCCGAATCTTATGTCTTACAGCGTCGTTTTCAAGAAATGGTCGATGCCGGCATTGAAGTCGTTGTTATGGAAGTGTCTTCGCAGGCTTTAAAGCTGCACCGCACCCAGGGCTTTACGTTCGAATTAGGCATTTTAACGAATATTTCTCCTGATCATATTGGCCCTCATGAACATGCATCTTTTGAGGAATATATGCAGTGTAAAGGATTACTCTTTAAACAGTGTAAAAAAGGAATTGTCAACTGTGATGATGAACATTACAAAACTGTTATTGAAGGCCATACCTGCAGTATTGAAACCTATGGCCTTCATGAAAACGCATCACTACGCGCGAAAAACTTACAGTTAGTTACCAAACCTGGTGAATTAGGGATCGCCTTTGATACCGAAGGAATTATGCAGATGCATATTGAAATTCCTACCCCAGGCAAATTCAGCGTTTACAACGCTTTAACGGCGATGGCGATCTGTCATCATTTCAATGTCCATCCTGATGATATGCAGGAAGCCTTATTACATGCGAAAGCGAAAGGTCGTATTGAAATGTTTAAAGTTTCTGATGACTTTACTTTGATGATTGACTATGCCCATAATGCCATGGCTTTAGAAAGTCTGCTTTCCACTTTAAAAGACTATCAGCCGCACCGTTTGGTGGTCTTATTTGGCTGCGGCGGTAACCGCAGTAAGCTGCGTCGTTTTGAAATGGGCGAAGTAGCTGGAAAACTGGCTGATTTTACGATTATTACTTCCGATAATCCACGTTTTGAAGAACCGCTGGACATCATCCATGATATTGAAATTGGGATGAAGAAAACAACTGGAAAATATATTGAAATCCCTGATCGCCGTGAAGCCATCGCTTATGCCATCGATCATGGTGAAAAAGGCGATATCATCGTCTTAGCCGGAAAAGGTCATGAAGATTATCAGGACATTAAAGGACATAAATATCCAATGGATGAACGTCAGATCATTGCGGATTATTTAGCATCAAAGAAGGAAGCAAAATGA
- a CDS encoding tetratricopeptide repeat protein translates to MEIVLFINDLQPSPIIEKDLDMISFDPKTSQLCIDYVWVGPNGSGDGMRETLALEAPITLLSLYEVIDDAFDHLLEIADLLLNTRLIDYFLDEHNDETLKEIDQQYIMLLQRLYRQKESEDDFVDLAILCQAYGAFLERYDFSRCADPYRREKDLLEDVASHHPTDENIHNAIVGYNDVIRIYEALGDAFQSDTLALYLALYDLKKRAHEVDDYDFAHICERIGILYSEIDTNEDMDGIDHDADRLRMSIFYHQIEKDIFREAYHQSHGLEEGYNYNVALRQIGRRFEALGDKASLLEAQTYYKQAYTIAQTLHQASSEYEDLYTISLEHLGDIYLLLSKPEAAIQAYLEVFAIEQQTMAQLEDRFSVVIINKKLGKAYQALREYQQAQRYYQDALTLVLEVAKESDDYEKQAECGIAYMNLGWLAMDQKKYDEALSYFQKDLSLRLHLNERYGTITSHYSLSLAQRHMGYVLEALGDEEEACLYFKSCVQIALHYCQGHHEGQRHYLMVSLHDLAYCHFQLGNYALAKEGYDQVLAYLAEKSETRVHEYVLDEKAIKQEYEALMKLG, encoded by the coding sequence ATGGAGATTGTCTTATTTATCAATGATTTACAGCCTTCTCCCATCATTGAGAAGGATTTAGATATGATCAGCTTTGATCCAAAAACAAGTCAGTTATGCATCGATTATGTCTGGGTTGGCCCTAACGGCAGCGGAGATGGCATGCGGGAAACGCTGGCGCTCGAAGCGCCTATTACGTTACTTTCTCTTTATGAAGTCATCGATGATGCTTTTGATCATCTGTTAGAGATTGCCGATTTATTGCTTAATACCCGTCTTATTGACTATTTTCTCGATGAACATAATGATGAAACGTTAAAAGAAATCGATCAGCAGTACATCATGCTTTTACAGCGGCTCTATCGTCAGAAAGAAAGTGAAGATGATTTCGTCGACTTAGCCATTTTATGTCAGGCTTACGGCGCTTTTCTCGAACGCTATGACTTTTCTCGCTGCGCAGATCCCTATCGGCGTGAAAAGGATCTGCTTGAAGATGTCGCAAGTCATCATCCTACCGATGAGAATATTCATAATGCGATTGTTGGCTACAATGATGTTATTCGTATCTACGAAGCGCTTGGTGATGCTTTTCAAAGCGACACCTTGGCCCTTTATCTCGCGCTTTATGATCTCAAAAAACGTGCTCATGAAGTAGACGATTATGATTTTGCACATATTTGTGAACGGATTGGTATTCTCTATAGTGAAATAGATACCAATGAAGATATGGATGGCATCGATCATGATGCCGATCGTTTGCGGATGTCCATCTTCTATCATCAGATTGAGAAAGATATTTTTCGAGAAGCCTACCATCAGAGCCATGGCTTAGAAGAAGGCTATAACTATAATGTAGCTTTGCGTCAGATCGGCCGCCGCTTTGAGGCGTTAGGCGATAAAGCGTCTCTTTTAGAAGCCCAAACCTATTATAAACAGGCTTATACCATTGCCCAGACATTACATCAGGCATCAAGTGAATATGAAGATCTTTACACCATCTCTTTAGAACATCTCGGTGATATCTATTTACTGTTATCAAAACCTGAGGCGGCAATTCAAGCTTACTTAGAAGTCTTTGCGATTGAACAGCAGACGATGGCTCAGCTAGAAGATCGCTTTAGTGTCGTTATTATCAATAAAAAACTGGGGAAAGCCTATCAGGCTTTACGGGAATATCAACAAGCTCAGCGCTATTATCAGGATGCCCTTACACTTGTTTTAGAGGTTGCTAAGGAAAGCGATGATTATGAAAAACAGGCGGAATGCGGCATTGCCTATATGAACTTAGGCTGGCTGGCAATGGATCAAAAGAAATATGATGAGGCTTTGTCTTATTTCCAAAAAGATTTATCCTTACGGTTACATCTTAATGAACGTTATGGTACGATCACTTCGCATTATTCCTTATCCTTAGCGCAGCGTCATATGGGCTATGTCCTAGAAGCGTTAGGCGATGAAGAGGAAGCCTGCCTCTATTTCAAGTCTTGCGTGCAGATTGCACTGCATTACTGTCAGGGGCATCATGAAGGACAAAGACATTATCTGATGGTTTCACTTCATGACTTAGCTTACTGCCATTTTCAATTAGGCAATTATGCGTTAGCGAAAGAAGGCTATGATCAGGTTCTTGCTTATCTCGCTGAAAAAAGTGAAACCCGGGTCCATGAATATGTCCTTGATGAGAAAGCAATCAAGCAGGAATATGAAGCACTGATGAAACTTGGCTAA
- a CDS encoding alanyl-tRNA editing protein — protein MKTVKLYDQDPYATHFTATVVECAKGKLILDQTMFFPEEGGQLSDRGTIDGIAVKDVQIKDGIITHYLDTNTFHAGDQVTGEIDWSHRFDQMQNHSGEHIFSGLAHHYFGYDNVGFHLGEKEMTVDLNGPLTKPQIAMLETQVNEAIYANVPITCRYVPEEELTALDYRSKIEIHEPVRIVTIEGYDVCACCAPHVAHTGEIGLFKIISAMNYKGGTRLFMHCGKRALTYIQKDAAHLDEMYALLSANQDSIVNYVKQLEEKNRLLESQLKAFQQQSLEEKVAQLSSKHDLLLFEEGVETIIQRAIVNKMMDQCVGKAGFFVGNDQQGYRYIVGSHHENMQDFLKQIKTQGAKGGGSPQMITGFIKADRQTIASFFQLG, from the coding sequence ATGAAAACAGTAAAATTATATGATCAGGATCCTTATGCCACGCATTTCACGGCCACAGTAGTGGAATGTGCGAAGGGAAAACTGATCTTAGATCAGACGATGTTTTTCCCTGAAGAAGGGGGCCAGCTGTCAGATCGCGGTACGATTGATGGGATTGCCGTTAAAGATGTGCAAATCAAAGACGGTATCATTACGCATTATCTTGATACAAATACTTTTCATGCAGGTGATCAGGTCACCGGCGAAATCGATTGGTCGCATCGCTTTGATCAGATGCAGAATCATTCCGGAGAACATATCTTCTCCGGTTTAGCCCATCATTATTTTGGTTATGACAACGTTGGCTTTCACTTAGGCGAAAAGGAAATGACTGTTGATTTAAATGGTCCTCTTACTAAGCCGCAAATCGCAATGTTAGAGACGCAAGTCAATGAAGCGATTTATGCCAATGTACCCATTACCTGTCGCTACGTGCCAGAAGAAGAACTCACAGCGTTAGATTACCGCAGTAAGATTGAAATTCATGAACCAGTGCGGATTGTGACGATTGAAGGTTATGATGTCTGTGCCTGCTGTGCACCACATGTGGCACATACGGGAGAAATTGGCCTCTTTAAAATCATTTCGGCGATGAATTACAAAGGCGGCACTCGTCTTTTTATGCACTGCGGGAAAAGAGCCTTAACGTATATTCAAAAGGATGCAGCGCATCTTGATGAAATGTATGCCTTGTTATCAGCTAATCAGGATTCTATTGTCAATTATGTGAAACAGTTAGAAGAAAAAAATCGTTTATTAGAATCACAGCTCAAAGCTTTCCAGCAGCAGTCGTTAGAAGAAAAAGTGGCACAGCTCTCTTCTAAGCATGATCTTTTGTTATTTGAAGAAGGTGTGGAAACCATTATTCAGCGTGCAATTGTCAATAAGATGATGGATCAATGCGTTGGCAAAGCCGGCTTCTTTGTCGGTAATGATCAGCAAGGTTACCGTTATATTGTCGGTTCTCATCATGAGAATATGCAGGACTTTCTTAAACAAATAAAAACCCAGGGCGCTAAAGGCGGCGGCTCACCACAAATGATTACTGGTTTTATTAAAGCGGATCGTCAGACAATCGCATCTTTCTTTCAGCTTGGGTAA
- a CDS encoding AzlD domain-containing protein — protein sequence MKYYMIGVLCMAAFSYIPRFIPLTFYRKKITSRYVRSLLHYLPYAALGALTFPGIFSSTPNLLESLTGGLVALFFAYRGKGLVFVAMTSMIACYIAYLVLHMI from the coding sequence ATGAAATATTACATGATTGGGGTCTTATGTATGGCCGCCTTTTCCTATATTCCCCGTTTTATCCCATTAACCTTTTATCGTAAAAAGATTACCTCGCGTTATGTCCGCAGCCTCCTGCATTATTTGCCTTATGCAGCCTTAGGCGCTTTAACATTCCCCGGTATCTTCTCGTCAACGCCCAACCTGCTTGAATCCTTAACCGGTGGTCTCGTCGCCTTGTTTTTCGCCTATCGCGGCAAAGGGTTAGTCTTTGTGGCGATGACATCAATGATTGCCTGTTATATAGCTTATCTTGTTTTACACATGATCTAA
- a CDS encoding AzlC family ABC transporter permease: MEDFKYGLKRGIPIAIGYFPVAFSFGVLCINAHLPLGLATFISLSNVTSSGQFAGVALMRSHASYFEISLTLLMINARYFLMSLSLSQKIDEKMSTLKRMLISFVVTDETFALASLEEGTLNFPYMAGLILLPYLGWASGTLAGEMIMGFLPGSVQGAMGIALYAMFLALIVPACRKSRQVLIVVAIAVAMHSCFIYLPFFSFMTAGAKLIISILAASGLGAYFFPIEEDTL, encoded by the coding sequence GTGGAAGATTTTAAATATGGTTTAAAAAGAGGGATTCCGATTGCGATCGGTTATTTCCCTGTGGCTTTTTCATTTGGCGTCTTATGTATCAACGCCCATTTACCGCTAGGTTTAGCGACTTTTATTTCTTTATCGAATGTCACATCATCCGGTCAGTTTGCCGGCGTGGCACTCATGCGTTCGCACGCGAGCTATTTTGAAATTTCATTGACCTTATTAATGATCAATGCGCGCTATTTTCTGATGTCTTTATCACTATCGCAGAAGATTGATGAAAAGATGAGCACGCTCAAAAGAATGCTTATTTCTTTTGTCGTAACGGATGAAACTTTTGCCTTAGCATCCTTAGAAGAGGGGACACTTAATTTCCCTTATATGGCTGGCCTGATTTTATTGCCTTATTTAGGCTGGGCTAGCGGGACGCTGGCAGGCGAGATGATCATGGGCTTTTTACCAGGCAGCGTGCAGGGGGCGATGGGAATTGCTCTCTATGCAATGTTTTTAGCTTTAATTGTTCCGGCGTGCCGGAAATCGCGCCAGGTTTTGATCGTTGTTGCTATTGCCGTGGCGATGCACAGCTGTTTTATCTATCTGCCATTTTTTAGCTTTATGACTGCGGGGGCTAAACTCATTATCAGTATTTTGGCGGCTTCAGGTTTAGGGGCTTATTTCTTTCCGATTGAGGAGGATACACTATGA
- a CDS encoding tetratricopeptide repeat protein: MNKVKGPGEDEHDIVLYMRDDQDQTAEYALVSLILMKREDHIYLYSEKAFVHQGSLLNSEDHYEEITDQLSYFSIDDLEKWIAQNYDVHFDYPLIYHQHLVYFMIINSGDEALKADLDIFDRYLQEEDLNAFTISVDDYKRCLAFLHAQAMICMRLDHDHERLSEIVRQMLEYAEKIPHEQVDTMVSDAYEIAGDYYSDKDPEMALYYYVQVLSLIVNQEDDLFLAIIHEKSGDLERQLQRYDQAIASYLQAEKHFQKSNDQDEALMIQMAALYQDLSRCYEQKNDRQAMENCLQNEESLLKQVVTNDPKQDNEHNYIIALRNIALFYSHGQSRQDLEKAITYYHLELNYSYQYEKRYAHVETSLSLAHAYHALGEMYLRYDGEEELREGIAYLEKDAEILKNRYQMSHLEKQGLEMAVAYHEISKAYALMSDQEAITALEKAMQLFKAFFEDYPKVSHFKNYLIVSSQLGERYVDSGDRDLYEKAHAIYSENVLWAHDLAIKQPAFIEEYARSLFLLGGFYALMDGEFYQRSAIDAYNKSIRYATSVQATDIEMNAKEGLGLQYMKQEDTSEAGALFREVLDYRQGTTTYELGRAYENLGRLYKSLGEEEDLRQAYAYHKQEAEVFAKVYEQSHSDHDYYNLLVAKRQIAELDMLENSQTSLHEAISLFQEIHQAPIALSDDLRGLILDRLGDAYRKLDGKEHLLQALHCYQEAGHYKIEGHPLDFSRIEKKCGYIHEKLKDLESAKDCYQEHLKIVTDLYEEHPDVQYYQEMAVGEHNMGMIERRLKNIEESNAHLNAEKKIRMALFHEDDCDAHRYALGIVHRHLGENYESLKQYLEALREYRVFYYHMAVLSEQPRYRQAYYVALEKLGNVHKHFNDPHHLIQAIDCYEKVYHFVEKMHNDRSLVTILQKLAFTYLKAGHLEEAMQLYEKQEKLLEGLITSDESYLEDYASCLNYKGMILKKNDPEKARELFEKVIALRQDEASTPYHFFRLGNTYRLLGEVTQNKDYYLAAIHCFENSQLKSSEPYRKACLEALKGLE; the protein is encoded by the coding sequence ATGAATAAGGTGAAAGGACCAGGCGAAGATGAACATGATATCGTGCTCTATATGCGTGATGATCAGGATCAGACAGCTGAGTATGCGCTGGTTTCCCTCATTCTTATGAAAAGAGAAGACCATATTTATCTCTATAGTGAAAAAGCTTTTGTCCACCAGGGCAGTTTACTTAATAGTGAAGATCATTATGAAGAGATCACTGATCAATTGTCTTATTTCAGTATTGATGATTTAGAAAAATGGATTGCCCAAAACTATGATGTGCATTTTGATTATCCGCTTATTTATCATCAGCACTTGGTTTATTTTATGATAATAAATAGTGGCGATGAAGCATTGAAAGCGGATCTTGATATTTTTGATCGTTATTTACAGGAAGAAGACCTGAATGCTTTTACGATCAGCGTTGATGATTATAAAAGATGTCTTGCCTTCCTCCATGCCCAGGCCATGATCTGTATGCGTCTTGATCATGATCATGAACGCTTATCGGAGATTGTGCGACAAATGTTGGAATATGCGGAAAAGATTCCTCATGAACAGGTCGATACGATGGTTTCGGATGCTTATGAAATCGCTGGGGATTACTATAGCGATAAGGATCCGGAAATGGCCTTGTATTACTATGTGCAGGTTTTATCTCTGATAGTTAATCAGGAAGATGATCTTTTTTTAGCTATCATTCACGAAAAAAGCGGAGATTTAGAGCGACAGCTGCAGCGCTATGATCAGGCCATTGCCTCTTATCTTCAGGCTGAGAAACATTTTCAAAAGTCCAACGACCAGGATGAAGCGCTGATGATTCAAATGGCTGCTTTATATCAGGATTTAAGTCGCTGCTATGAACAAAAAAATGATCGTCAAGCGATGGAAAACTGCCTGCAAAATGAAGAAAGTCTTTTAAAGCAGGTTGTGACAAATGATCCTAAACAGGATAATGAGCATAATTATATTATTGCCTTGCGCAATATTGCCCTCTTTTACAGTCATGGTCAAAGTCGCCAGGATTTAGAAAAAGCCATTACTTACTATCATTTAGAATTAAATTATAGCTATCAGTATGAAAAACGTTATGCTCATGTTGAAACATCGCTTTCGTTAGCCCATGCCTATCATGCGTTAGGAGAAATGTATTTACGTTATGATGGTGAGGAAGAACTGCGTGAAGGGATTGCTTACTTAGAAAAAGATGCTGAAATTCTCAAAAATCGTTATCAGATGTCCCATTTAGAAAAACAGGGGTTAGAAATGGCGGTGGCTTATCATGAAATCAGTAAGGCTTATGCCCTGATGAGTGATCAGGAGGCGATTACGGCATTAGAAAAAGCGATGCAGCTATTTAAAGCATTCTTTGAAGACTATCCAAAGGTATCCCATTTTAAAAATTATCTGATTGTCTCCTCACAGCTAGGAGAACGCTATGTCGATAGCGGCGATCGTGATCTCTATGAAAAAGCGCATGCGATTTATAGTGAAAATGTTTTATGGGCTCATGATCTGGCGATCAAACAGCCCGCATTTATTGAAGAATATGCCCGCAGTCTCTTTTTACTAGGTGGTTTTTATGCACTGATGGATGGTGAGTTTTACCAGCGTAGTGCAATTGATGCCTATAATAAAAGCATCCGTTATGCCACAAGCGTGCAGGCGACTGATATTGAAATGAATGCGAAAGAAGGCTTAGGCTTACAGTATATGAAGCAGGAAGATACCAGTGAAGCTGGGGCTTTGTTTAGAGAGGTGTTAGATTACCGTCAGGGCACGACGACCTATGAATTAGGCCGCGCTTATGAAAACTTAGGACGATTGTATAAGTCCTTAGGTGAAGAAGAGGACTTACGCCAGGCTTATGCTTATCATAAGCAGGAAGCGGAAGTCTTTGCAAAGGTGTATGAGCAGTCTCACAGTGATCATGATTATTACAATCTTTTAGTCGCCAAAAGACAGATTGCCGAATTGGATATGCTGGAAAATAGTCAAACATCCCTGCATGAAGCGATCAGTCTCTTTCAGGAGATTCACCAGGCGCCGATTGCTTTAAGTGATGATTTGAGGGGCCTGATTCTTGATCGCTTAGGGGATGCTTATCGTAAACTTGATGGCAAAGAGCATCTTTTGCAGGCTTTACACTGTTACCAGGAAGCTGGTCACTATAAGATTGAAGGACATCCTTTAGATTTCTCACGTATTGAAAAGAAATGCGGCTATATTCATGAGAAACTGAAAGACTTAGAAAGTGCGAAAGACTGTTATCAGGAACATTTAAAGATCGTCACTGATCTTTATGAAGAGCATCCAGATGTTCAGTATTATCAGGAGATGGCCGTCGGCGAACATAACATGGGGATGATTGAACGACGGCTAAAAAACATTGAGGAATCCAATGCTCATCTCAATGCGGAGAAGAAGATTCGCATGGCGCTCTTTCACGAAGATGACTGCGATGCGCATCGTTATGCATTAGGGATTGTCCATCGTCACTTAGGTGAAAATTATGAATCGCTCAAACAGTATCTGGAAGCATTACGCGAATACCGCGTATTCTATTACCATATGGCGGTCTTAAGCGAGCAGCCGCGCTATCGCCAGGCTTATTATGTGGCATTAGAAAAGTTAGGCAATGTTCATAAACACTTTAATGATCCGCATCACTTAATCCAAGCGATCGATTGTTATGAAAAGGTTTATCATTTTGTAGAAAAGATGCACAATGATCGCTCACTCGTTACAATCTTACAAAAATTAGCTTTTACGTATTTAAAAGCCGGTCATTTAGAAGAAGCGATGCAGCTTTATGAAAAGCAGGAGAAACTGTTAGAAGGTCTTATTACCAGTGATGAGAGTTACTTAGAGGATTATGCCAGCTGCCTCAATTATAAAGGAATGATTTTGAAAAAGAACGATCCTGAAAAAGCCCGCGAACTTTTTGAAAAAGTGATTGCCTTAAGACAGGATGAAGCCTCAACCCCTTATCATTTTTTTAGATTGGGTAATACTTATCGGCTGCTAGGGGAAGTGACGCAAAATAAAGATTACTACTTAGCGGCGATCCACTGCTTTGAAAACAGTCAGTTAAAAAGCAGTGAACCTTATCGGAAAGCCTGTCTGGAAGCTTTGAAAGGATTAGAGTGA
- a CDS encoding histidine phosphatase family protein, with the protein MKILYLMRHGQTLFNVEHKVQGWCDSPLTPLGIAQAEAASQYFDDNHITFDHCYSSTSERACDTLEIVTHHQYPYIRLKGLKEWNFGRFEGMDEFLNPPLPYGDFFVPYGGESQNELQKRVVETLTQVMEQDDHQSVLAVSHGAAVANFIRAFGDYNKKQLKKGIKNCTVFKLSFEDGHFCLLDYYEPDFEI; encoded by the coding sequence ATGAAAATATTATATTTAATGCGACATGGACAGACTTTGTTTAATGTCGAACATAAAGTGCAGGGCTGGTGCGATTCCCCATTAACACCACTAGGCATCGCGCAAGCTGAGGCGGCGAGCCAGTATTTTGATGATAACCATATCACGTTCGATCACTGTTATAGCTCAACGAGTGAAAGAGCTTGTGATACACTCGAAATTGTGACGCACCATCAGTATCCTTATATCCGTTTAAAAGGGTTAAAAGAATGGAACTTTGGGCGTTTTGAAGGCATGGATGAATTTTTAAATCCGCCTTTGCCTTACGGTGATTTCTTTGTACCTTATGGCGGAGAAAGTCAGAATGAATTACAAAAACGGGTCGTTGAAACTTTAACGCAGGTAATGGAGCAGGATGATCATCAGAGCGTTTTAGCCGTTTCACATGGCGCAGCTGTCGCTAACTTTATTCGCGCTTTTGGTGATTACAATAAAAAGCAATTAAAGAAAGGTATAAAAAATTGCACTGTTTTTAAACTGTCTTTTGAAGATGGTCATTTCTGTTTGCTTGATTATTATGAACCAGATTTTGAAATTTAA
- a CDS encoding fibronectin type III domain-containing protein, with protein MFKKLTLIMMMLLCSVVPIHGQKSYLTLGLKAQPLAMTKVKITGKIVKKNIKKASYYRLEKAKGKASYRLLAKLKKPSYIDCQVTKNTRYRYRLTAYYKGKKLSSADATAYTGVGKATFFEYQRSDTKFTPTSIELKGTVENGLTPQGYYVYRKKGKKYALLAHIKAASKAFRYVDKKVKGGQGYSYQFAGYRKEGKKTYIGPKSSAITMYACHAIGTFTSHVTMQKGAYVLTLTSDAFNGPLTLTKQGLRLTCEQISDLYLDRWSLDGRNYTTDQKITLMPGKSLYLLVKSQNHQVITEDKLEVDLEEDASNCRYASCPAHFKTPYDATGYAQLNFEYIH; from the coding sequence ATGTTTAAGAAATTGACACTCATCATGATGATGCTTTTATGCAGTGTAGTCCCCATTCATGGGCAGAAAAGCTATCTGACCTTAGGCTTGAAGGCGCAGCCTTTGGCGATGACGAAGGTGAAAATTACCGGCAAAATTGTTAAGAAAAACATTAAGAAAGCTTCTTATTATCGCTTAGAGAAAGCGAAGGGGAAGGCCTCATACCGGCTGCTCGCTAAGCTGAAGAAACCTTCTTACATCGATTGTCAGGTGACAAAAAATACCCGTTATCGCTATCGCTTAACAGCTTATTACAAAGGCAAAAAACTCAGCAGTGCCGATGCGACAGCCTATACCGGCGTCGGTAAAGCCACATTTTTTGAGTATCAGCGCAGTGATACAAAATTTACACCAACGAGCATTGAACTCAAGGGAACGGTAGAAAATGGTCTCACCCCGCAAGGATACTATGTCTATCGCAAGAAAGGTAAAAAATATGCTTTATTAGCGCATATTAAAGCCGCTTCGAAAGCCTTTCGTTATGTCGATAAAAAGGTCAAAGGCGGGCAAGGCTACAGCTATCAGTTTGCCGGATACCGTAAAGAAGGCAAGAAAACGTATATTGGTCCAAAGAGCAGCGCCATCACCATGTATGCCTGCCATGCTATTGGCACTTTTACCAGCCATGTGACAATGCAAAAAGGGGCATATGTGCTCACTCTTACAAGTGACGCTTTTAATGGTCCGCTTACGTTGACTAAACAAGGGTTAAGACTCACTTGTGAACAAATCAGTGATTTGTATCTCGATCGCTGGTCATTAGATGGCCGTAATTATACGACGGATCAGAAAATAACTCTCATGCCAGGCAAGAGCCTTTATCTGCTCGTGAAGAGTCAAAACCACCAAGTCATCACAGAAGACAAGTTAGAAGTGGATCTTGAGGAAGATGCTTCAAACTGTCGCTATGCTTCTTGTCCCGCTCATTTTAAAACACCTTATGATGCGACCGGTTATGCTCAGCTTAACTTTGAATATATCCATTAA